In the Aneurinibacillus soli genome, one interval contains:
- a CDS encoding putative holin-like toxin, producing the protein MTVYEALMLMVAFGSLIVAMLSFNQKK; encoded by the coding sequence ATGACAGTATACGAGGCGTTAATGTTAATGGTCGCTTTCGGATCGCTGATTGTTGCGATGCTGTCATTTAATCAAAAGAAATAG